The Bdellovibrio bacteriovorus genomic interval TTAGGATAAGGCGTAGTTCCGCCTCTCACTTGGCGAAGAGTTGCCACGTGATCTACATTCACACCCAAACGAATTTTATGTTTCATACTATGATAACTCTTTTTCTAAGAAGGAGGCGATCTCTTCAGCAAACTGACTGATTTGTGTTTTATTAGAACCTTCCACCAAAACACGAATCACGGGTTCTGTTCCTGAGAAACGCACAAAGACGCGGCCTTCGCCGCCTAATTTCTTTTCAATACTTGCAATCAAACTGTCGTAGCCCGCAATCTCATGAAGCTCTGTACGACGTTTTACACGGCAATTGATAAGCACTTGAGGCATGTCTTCAAACACGCGGTTCAACTCGCTCATCTTTTTACCGGTCTGTTTCATCACTGCAAGAACACTCAAAGCCGCGATACAGCCGTCACCCGTCGTAGTGTGATCTAAGAAAATAATATGGCCGGATTGTTCGCCGCCCAGGTTGTAACCATTTTTTCTCATCTCATCGACGACGTACTTATCACCAACGCCTGTTTTCACAAGCTTAATGCCAGCTTCGTTCATGCGTTTTTCAAGACCGAAGTTCGACATTTGCGTCGCCACCAAGGTGTTCCCCTTAAGAAGACCGCGCTCTTTCATATGAAGCGCACAGATCGCAAGAATACGGTCTCCGTTTACGATCTCCCCTTTTTCATCCACCATGATCACGCGATCGGCGTCACCATCAAGACTGATTCCGACATCCGCGCGATACTGAATCACAGCTTCAGAAAGTTTTTGTGGATACAAAGCACCGACCTTGTCGTTGATGTTCGTTCCATTGGGATCATCACCCAGCTGAATCACTTCGGCACCCAACTCTTGAAATACCGAAGGAGCTACTTTGTAAGAAGCACCATTTGCCGTATCTAGAACGATACGCATTCCATCTAGCGTGTACTCTAAAGGGAAAGTGCCCTTCACATAAACAATGTAGCGACCTTGGGAGTCTTCGATGCGCTTTGTGCGACCGATGTCTTTGCTTGGCGGAAGAAACTCTGTCAGATCTTCTTCAAGTACCAGGCGTTCGATTTCTTTTTCCATCGTATCGGAGATTTTAAAACCATCCGGACCGAAAACTTTAATTCCATTATCATGGAAAGGATTGTGAGATGCAGAGATAACAATACCTGCCGCCGCTCTCATCGTGCGAGTTAAATACCCGATACCCGGAGTTGGAAGTGGACCCACCAATTGAACGAACACGCCCATAGAGTTTAAACCACTCGCTAGAGCTTGCTCGATCATGTATCCAGAAAGACGCGTGTCTTTACCGATAACCACTTTACGAGGCGTCACTGCCGGAGAACCGTGAGTTTCTTTTTGTAAGAGATACCCGATAGCCTGCCCGATTTTAACCACCATATCCGGTGTCATGGGCCACTGATTCGCAGTACCGCGAATACCGTCGGTACCAAAAAGCTTTGCTTTCTTTTCCACTTTACTGACCTTTTTGTTCGTCATTTGTCTGACCTCTCACTGGAACCACTTCGGCTTGAATCTGATTAGGCCGCACGCCGAGGATTCTTACGCCCAGGGGCACTTCTATCTTATTCAAAGGGATGTCCACATAAACCACCCCTTCACCCTTTTGTGAAATATCAAGTGTGATAGCTTGAGATAGGGAACTCTCCAAGAATTTTTTCAGGGAGGAACGCGGCCCAGAAACTTTTACTTTGATGTGGTCTGTTGTCTGCGCTACGACCTGCGTCCCCGGAGCCGTGATCAACTCAACATCAATGTTCTTGCTAAGGACGAAGTCCCGGCGGCCCAAAATGGTCAGCCACAAGATCAAAGAGATAAAAAGCGCGACCACTTTATAGCTGAAATTTTCAGTGACGATATTGGACCAACGGCGCTTCACAGAACCTCCCCTTGTTGAGAGAAGGCTTTGTATTTAAGGCCGAAGGTTTCATAAAGAGCCTTGCGGATATCGCCCAATTCGACATTCGGGCTTAAGTGACCACCTTGTACAATACCGATCGATTTATTTTCTTCAGAAACCACAAACACCAAGGCGTCTGTTTCTTCGGTTAAACCAATCGCAGCACGGTGACGTGTGCCCAGGTTTTTATCTAAAGCTGGATTTTTACTTAAAGGCAAAAAGCATCCGGCAGAATGAAGTTTCCCATTTCGAATAAGAACAGCCCCATCATGCATGGGGCTTTCAGGATGGAAGATGGAAGCCAGTAGCTCAGCTGAGACTTTAGAATCCATTTCCGTTCCGAACTCGATGTGATAGTCGATCACGATTTCACGCTCGACAACAACCAAGGCACCAAAACCTTTTTGTGCGGTTAAGATGATACCCTTAGCAATCTCTTCAATGATTTGCGTTTCTTGAATCGTCGAGGCGTCATTAAAGAAAGGATTGCTTCCAATGTGCGCTAAAGCACGGCGAATCTCGCCTTGGAAAAGGACGACCACGATCACGAAAAGATTTGAAAAGAATTTTTCTAAGATCCAATTAAACGTAAAAAGTTCTAGCCAAATACTCAGGATGTACCCGATGGCTAGAACTCCAAGACCGGAAAGCATTTGGATGGTGCCGGTTCTTTTGATCAGAACCAGGATCCGGTAAACCACCATCCACACTAGAAGCATATCGACAGCATCTTGCACGCGCAGATGCTGGACGATAAATATCAAGTTGTCGACAAACTGTTGCAACATCAAGATGCCTCTAAATTATTAAAACGTTCTACCAAAACTCTTCGCGCGGATACTAGATAGTCACGGGGCCCGTGTTACCTACAGGGTCAGATCCCGAAGAATCTTTTTTACCTGCAGTCACGACAGCGCCTAAGCCGCCACCATCTCTTTTGTTGTTACGGTATTTTTCAATCTCCGCAACAGCTGCACCGTTCACGAGCATTTCTACTTCATGACCGTCGATAGTTTCGTACTCAAGAAGGGCATTCGCCAATCTTTCCAGAGCGTCTTTGTAATCCGTCAGGATACGAACCGCGATCGAGTATCCTTCGTTGATGATCTTAGAAACTTCCGCGTCGATCTCTTGCGCTTTTGATTCAGAGTAATCTTTATGCGTGTGACCGTATTGCATTCCTAGGAACACCGGACCTTCACGTTTTTCAAAAGCCAAAGGACCTAACTTACTCATACCCCATTGGCAAACCATGTGGCGAGCTAAGTCTGTCGCGCGCTCAATATCATTACCCGCGCCCGTTGTGATGTCTTTAAAGATCACTTCTTCTGCGGCACGACCGCCGAACAAGAAGGCGATCATGTTTTCAGCTTTTTGCTTAGACAAAGACACGCTTTCTTTTTCTGGCAATGTCTGAGTCACACCCAACGCCATACCGCGAGGGATGATCGTGACTTTATGAATTGGATCAAGACCTGTTAGTTTTTTACCAACAAGCGTATGCCCTGCTTCATGGTAAGCGGTAACGCGTTTATCTTCGTCAGAGATAACCATGGATCTTCTTTCAGAACCCATGATGACTTTGTCTTTCGCTTTTTCAAAGTCTTCCATATCCAAATATTTTTTATCGGTACGAGCTGCGATCAACGCCGCTTCGTTCACCAAGTTCTCTAGGTCAGCACCCGAGAAGCCCGGAGTCCCACGAGCAATCTTAGAAGGTTCTACGTCAGGACCCAATGGAGTCTTACGCATGTGAACCGTTAGGATTTGCTCACGACCTTTAAGGTCTGGCTTATTCACAACGACACGGCGGTCGAAACGACCCGGACGAAGAAGAGCAGGATCGAGAACGTCAGGACGGTTCGTCGCTGCGATCAAGATAACACCTTCAGAAGATTCAAAGCCATCCATCTCAACAAGAAGCTGATTCAGAGTTTGCTCACGTTCGTCGTGACCACCACCCATACCAGCACCACGATGACGTCCTACCGCATCGATCTCGTCGATGAAGATCAAACATGGAGCATTCTTTTTACCTTGTTCAAACAAGTCACGAACACGGCTCGCACCCACACCCACGAACATCTCGACGAAGTCAGATCCCGAGATTGTGAAGAATGGCACGCCCGCTTCACCCGCAACTGCACGAGCAAGCAATGTTTTACCTGTTCCCGGAGGACCTACTAGCAAAACACCTTTAGGAATACGACCACCTAATTTTGTGTATTTTTTTGGATCTTTTAAGAAGCTGACGATTTCTTGTAAATCTTCTTTAGCCTCATCCACACCTGCAACTTCTTTGAACGTCACACGGTTTTTATGTTCCGTCAGAAGGCGCGCACGGCTTTTGCCGAACGACATAGCTTTACCACCGCCGACTTGAATCTGGCGCATGATGAACAAGAACATCGCGACGATTAAAATCAATGGCAACCAGTTCACAATCAAAGATTGGAAGAAACCACCGTTGTCAGCACGTTCGTAGTTTGGAGTAATACCGTTTGCTTGAAGAAATTTATAACCCTCATCTTGAGTGTTACCAATAATGGCAAAGTGAGTTCCACTATATTTCTTTTCAAATTCAGGTTTCATTTCACCGACAATTTCACTTGTATCCTGACGGAAAGTGACAGTCGCAACTTCTCCAGCCTTCACAGCCTCTGTGAATTTCGAGAAGTTAAAATCAGCAATCACTTTTTGGTGCTTACTCTCATAGGCCTGAAACAGAAAGACAGCCATAATGATGAGGAAGAACCAGAGTGCTAGCGTTTTTTGAGTAGAGCGCATTTCAGTTCCTTTCAAACGAGGTCTAAAGTCACCCTCAAGGGTAACACGGTTTAAGGGTCACAAACACCTCTCAAATCAGGACTGGACCTTAATTTGCTCTGCGTTAACTTCCCAGTGGCATCCGCCGACTTTGAATGTGATCACTTTTTGTGACTTGTCTAGGCGCTTTTGTATTTCTTCGAGATGAGACTGCGAAAAGTCTTTTTTCCCTAGAGCAAATAAATATTGCGCTAGCAGTCGTTTTTGTTCGAAGGGGCTTAATGTGAGATAAAAACCTCGAGATAAGCCCTGTGTCTTATAAGCCTCATTTTGACTCAAAAGATCTCCCCAGGCGCGATTTTCCATCTCAAGCGCAATCGTTTCTAATGAGCGCGCCAACGAAGAAGTCGCTCCTCGAGAGCGTTTCTCCAGCGCCTTTAGCCACTCTTCACGAATCCAATTGCGCAGAGGGTCCAGCTTGTCATTGCTAGGATCTTCAAAAACACGCAGTTTTTCTTCGCGTAAATATTTTTTTAATTCTCGTTTTGTGACTTCCAAAAAGGGACGAAACTTGTCGTCTTTTAGGACATGCATGGCGTGAAATCCTTGGGACCCCGTACCTCGTATCAAACGCAAAAGCCGAGTTTCCAAAAGATCATCGCGATGATGTCCTGTAGCAAGAATTTGAAAGCCTTGTTCTTTCATCAAGCGACTCAAAGCTTCGTAACGCAGTTCGCGATATTCAGCTTCGGACTTCGCCAACACAGAGGATTTCAGAGGGAAAAATTCTACGCCCAGTTTGGCGCAAAGTTTTTCGCAGAACACTTGGGCTTCTTTGCGATATTCTTGATTGGAGTCTTCGCCGTGATGAAAATAGCAAGCGCCCAAAAGATCTTTTTTATGAATTTTTGAGAACACACGCAACAGCGCTACTGAATCCGTTCCACCAGAAAGAGCCACCAAAATCTTTTTCTCATTCAGCGAGTGCGTTTTTACCAACTTCCACACGTGATGATCTAAATCTTGCTTGGCTCTTTTCAGTTTCACTTTTACTCCCCGGCCACCGCCACTGTTTTGATATTCACAAATTCCAGAATACCAAAGTGACCCAATTCTCTTCCGTAGCCGGACTCTTTCACACCTCCGAAAGGAATGCGCGGGTCTGACTTCACATAATCATTCACTACGACAAATCCTGCCTGCAACTCTTTTTCGACAAGCTCTTTGCCTTTTTTTAAGTCACTGGTGAACAAACCTCCACCCAATCCATAAGGAGACGAGTTTGCAAAATCCAACGCCTCCTGTGTGCTTTTTGCAATAATGATCGAAGCCACGGGCCCGAACACTTCTTCCGCGTGCAACTCAGGATGATTCTTTTCAAAAACAACAACTGTCGCGGGATAATAAGCTCCCTCACCTTGCGGCGCTGTGCCACCCAGAACGATTTTTCCGCCCCAAGATTTCAATTTTTCAACCTGTTCGATAATCGTTTTTTGAAACTTTTTACTCGCCAACGGAGCAATCTCTGCCGCCTTCATTTCGTTCACAAAATACTGAATAAAATCCTTCGCGATTTTTTCATGCACGATAAATCTTTTACCTGCCACACAGCTTTGACCACAGTTGACGAGCCTTGCTTTCACACAAGTTTTTGCGGCCATTTCGACGTCGGCATCTTCTAGAACCAGATAAGCATCACTGCCTCCCAACTCTAGAACAATCTTTTTTAAATTTTTGGCTGCTTCGGTCGCGACCGATCGTCCGCCATTAGAACTTCCCGTGAAGGTCACGCCACGCACATTTTTATCCGCGATGACTTTAGCTGCGACTTCGTGGTCCACTTGGATGTTTCTTAAAAGTTTATAGTCAGAAGTAAGATCAGAAAAAATCTGTCCCACCATCGCCGCAGTTCCTGCCGTCAAGTCGGCGTGTTTTAGTAAAATCACATTCCCTGCCATCAAAGCCGGCGCTGCAAAACGAATCGTCTGCCACAGCGGAAAATTCCAAGGCATGATACTAAAAACAACCCCCAACGGTTGAAAACTCACTTCAGCAAATTTATAAGGTGATGAAGGAGCAACTTGATTTTTCAGCATCTGGGCCGCTTCCTTCGCGTAGTACTCACACGTCACCGCGCACTTTTCCACTTCCGCTTTTCCTTCGGCGATCAGCTTTCCCATCTCGGCATTCATCAGTTGCGCGAGTTCTGTTTTATGCTGACGAAGACTTTGCGCTAATTTATTTAAAACAACGGCTCGCTCTTCAAACGAAGTTTTGCGCCACTTGCTGAAATCTTCACACGCCGCTTGAATGGCTTTTTGTGATTCTTCCCAAGATGTGTGTTGATATGTTTTTAGAGTTTCGCCTGTGGCTGGATTGACTGTGGAAAATGTGTTCATGGCAGACCTCCATCAGCAAGGCTGCCATAGAATTTTCGTTTTTAGGAGAACTAAAGAGCTGTAAATACTTGGGTGAACGAATAAACGAGGCCCAACAAAAAAGCGCCGGTCATAGAGCCCCAGGCCATTGATTTATAGAATTTGCCAAGCTGCATTGCCGCACGCGCATAAGGTCTTTCGGAAGCTAAGAGCGGAATGGGTTTCACCACCGTTCGAATGAACTGGTGACAACATAAACAAAAAAGCACGACTGAAATGACACTTAAGATTTCGTTTTCCATGCCCTCCTTGTCGGAGGAAAAACGTCTCAACTTGAGATCAACCTTGGTCGAGTTCTTTAGGGACAAACTTTATAGATTCCGCGCACGACGCCAGACCGCGGCCCCATCGCTTGCCGTTTATTCGTGCGAAGTACCCGCGTAGACTCTTGATCTTTTTCCTGCCACTGCAACATCTCGGGAGTCACTAGCGTCGCTTTAAACGAAGCGTAGCCTCCGTTATAACCATTGGACGTTACCCAGCGATATTCACAGTAAACATCAAACGACTCACTGGTATCTAAATCTTCTTCACCTAAACCACTGGATGCTGAAACTGTGCCGCAAGAATCGATAATCTTTGCGCGATCCGGAGATCCAGAAAGAGTTTTGATGATCTGCTGAGTTTGTAACGGACGAAGCGGGTAAGCCAGTGAGGATTCATCAAAAGTAATTTCAAAAACGCCTTTGTATTCGTCAGGATTTCCTGTGGGATAAATATCTTTGAACGTGATGCTTTTTACTTTAATGCTAGAGCCCGGAAGACTGTCGCCTGCTTTCGCAACAATCGCAGAAGAGTTATTCACACCTTGACGAAGTTCTTTTAAATTCAAAACTGTCTCTGAAGGTTTCGCTGCGGTCGGCGAAGCAGCCACGTCGATCACGCGGCCTTTTAGCTGCCACGAACACACTTCCGTTTTCGTCAGCTGTGCGAGCATAAGATTTTTCAGTTCGATGACTTCTTGTTTCTGACGGAGCGAGCGCACTTCTTTTTGCTGCGCTTGAAACATTGAAGCCACCATCACCAACATGATACTGCCAATCGCCACCGCGACCAGCATTTCGATCAGACTTAATCCCGCAGAATTCAATTTCTTCGTCATTAAGTGGGATCGGAATCTTTAGAAGTGTTTTCTTTTTTAATGATATCGATTTCAGCCGTGATTTTGAATTTATGAGTCTCGGCAAACTTCGAGGCCTCTTTCACGAAATCGATTTTTTGAATGATGCCTAAGATTTCTTTCGTCACGCGATTGGTGACTTCTTCTTTAGACTTATTGGCACCTTGAATAAGAAGATTTAAAGCCTCTTTCGGAAGTTTCAGTTCAGAGACGTAAGCACGCAAGCTTTCTTCGGTCATGAACGCCGCACTGACCCCGGCTGTAAAAACTTTTTTTACAGTGTCACCCAGAAGACCTTTAAGGTCTCCCGAGGCGTTGTCCTTATCGTCTTTTCTATTTGAATCATCAGACGCCATAAAGCTGTTTCACTCGCTTGTGATAGCTGCTAATCATATTCGGAAGGTTTACGCTGACCAAGGCATTTGCAATAGGACCGGGAACAAACATGCTGAAAGTCGCTTCGACAGAATAAGTCGCGCGCGTTTTGCCAGCTTCGTTTTCTAATTTCCAAGATCCTACAGACGTTTTAAAAATATCTCCGGACGCAAATTCCCACGTGATACTGGTCGGTGCATTTTCAGTCATCCAAAGGCT includes:
- the glmM gene encoding phosphoglucosamine mutase, translating into MEKKAKLFGTDGIRGTANQWPMTPDMVVKIGQAIGYLLQKETHGSPAVTPRKVVIGKDTRLSGYMIEQALASGLNSMGVFVQLVGPLPTPGIGYLTRTMRAAAGIVISASHNPFHDNGIKVFGPDGFKISDTMEKEIERLVLEEDLTEFLPPSKDIGRTKRIEDSQGRYIVYVKGTFPLEYTLDGMRIVLDTANGASYKVAPSVFQELGAEVIQLGDDPNGTNINDKVGALYPQKLSEAVIQYRADVGISLDGDADRVIMVDEKGEIVNGDRILAICALHMKERGLLKGNTLVATQMSNFGLEKRMNEAGIKLVKTGVGDKYVVDEMRKNGYNLGGEQSGHIIFLDHTTTGDGCIAALSVLAVMKQTGKKMSELNRVFEDMPQVLINCRVKRRTELHEIAGYDSLIASIEKKLGGEGRVFVRFSGTEPVIRVLVEGSNKTQISQFAEEIASFLEKELS
- the cdaA gene encoding diadenylate cyclase CdaA codes for the protein MLQQFVDNLIFIVQHLRVQDAVDMLLVWMVVYRILVLIKRTGTIQMLSGLGVLAIGYILSIWLELFTFNWILEKFFSNLFVIVVVLFQGEIRRALAHIGSNPFFNDASTIQETQIIEEIAKGIILTAQKGFGALVVVEREIVIDYHIEFGTEMDSKVSAELLASIFHPESPMHDGAVLIRNGKLHSAGCFLPLSKNPALDKNLGTRHRAAIGLTEETDALVFVVSEENKSIGIVQGGHLSPNVELGDIRKALYETFGLKYKAFSQQGEVL
- the ftsH gene encoding ATP-dependent zinc metalloprotease FtsH; the protein is MRSTQKTLALWFFLIIMAVFLFQAYESKHQKVIADFNFSKFTEAVKAGEVATVTFRQDTSEIVGEMKPEFEKKYSGTHFAIIGNTQDEGYKFLQANGITPNYERADNGGFFQSLIVNWLPLILIVAMFLFIMRQIQVGGGKAMSFGKSRARLLTEHKNRVTFKEVAGVDEAKEDLQEIVSFLKDPKKYTKLGGRIPKGVLLVGPPGTGKTLLARAVAGEAGVPFFTISGSDFVEMFVGVGASRVRDLFEQGKKNAPCLIFIDEIDAVGRHRGAGMGGGHDEREQTLNQLLVEMDGFESSEGVILIAATNRPDVLDPALLRPGRFDRRVVVNKPDLKGREQILTVHMRKTPLGPDVEPSKIARGTPGFSGADLENLVNEAALIAARTDKKYLDMEDFEKAKDKVIMGSERRSMVISDEDKRVTAYHEAGHTLVGKKLTGLDPIHKVTIIPRGMALGVTQTLPEKESVSLSKQKAENMIAFLFGGRAAEEVIFKDITTGAGNDIERATDLARHMVCQWGMSKLGPLAFEKREGPVFLGMQYGHTHKDYSESKAQEIDAEVSKIINEGYSIAVRILTDYKDALERLANALLEYETIDGHEVEMLVNGAAVAEIEKYRNNKRDGGGLGAVVTAGKKDSSGSDPVGNTGPVTI
- the tilS gene encoding tRNA lysidine(34) synthetase TilS, encoding MKLKRAKQDLDHHVWKLVKTHSLNEKKILVALSGGTDSVALLRVFSKIHKKDLLGACYFHHGEDSNQEYRKEAQVFCEKLCAKLGVEFFPLKSSVLAKSEAEYRELRYEALSRLMKEQGFQILATGHHRDDLLETRLLRLIRGTGSQGFHAMHVLKDDKFRPFLEVTKRELKKYLREEKLRVFEDPSNDKLDPLRNWIREEWLKALEKRSRGATSSLARSLETIALEMENRAWGDLLSQNEAYKTQGLSRGFYLTLSPFEQKRLLAQYLFALGKKDFSQSHLEEIQKRLDKSQKVITFKVGGCHWEVNAEQIKVQS
- a CDS encoding NAD-dependent succinate-semialdehyde dehydrogenase produces the protein MNTFSTVNPATGETLKTYQHTSWEESQKAIQAACEDFSKWRKTSFEERAVVLNKLAQSLRQHKTELAQLMNAEMGKLIAEGKAEVEKCAVTCEYYAKEAAQMLKNQVAPSSPYKFAEVSFQPLGVVFSIMPWNFPLWQTIRFAAPALMAGNVILLKHADLTAGTAAMVGQIFSDLTSDYKLLRNIQVDHEVAAKVIADKNVRGVTFTGSSNGGRSVATEAAKNLKKIVLELGGSDAYLVLEDADVEMAAKTCVKARLVNCGQSCVAGKRFIVHEKIAKDFIQYFVNEMKAAEIAPLASKKFQKTIIEQVEKLKSWGGKIVLGGTAPQGEGAYYPATVVVFEKNHPELHAEEVFGPVASIIIAKSTQEALDFANSSPYGLGGGLFTSDLKKGKELVEKELQAGFVVVNDYVKSDPRIPFGGVKESGYGRELGHFGILEFVNIKTVAVAGE
- a CDS encoding PulJ/GspJ family protein, with amino-acid sequence MTKKLNSAGLSLIEMLVAVAIGSIMLVMVASMFQAQQKEVRSLRQKQEVIELKNLMLAQLTKTEVCSWQLKGRVIDVAASPTAAKPSETVLNLKELRQGVNNSSAIVAKAGDSLPGSSIKVKSITFKDIYPTGNPDEYKGVFEITFDESSLAYPLRPLQTQQIIKTLSGSPDRAKIIDSCGTVSASSGLGEEDLDTSESFDVYCEYRWVTSNGYNGGYASFKATLVTPEMLQWQEKDQESTRVLRTNKRQAMGPRSGVVRGIYKVCP
- a CDS encoding type II toxin-antitoxin system RatA family toxin, with product MAKASTTEVFNCTPEQFYKIIADYEKYHEFLPEVKQCKVLKSEGNRKLVEYNVQVMKSFKYSLWMTENAPTSITWEFASGDIFKTSVGSWKLENEAGKTRATYSVEATFSMFVPGPIANALVSVNLPNMISSYHKRVKQLYGV